One part of the Marinitoga hydrogenitolerans DSM 16785 genome encodes these proteins:
- a CDS encoding nucleoside-diphosphate sugar epimerase/dehydratase: MERFDYQKKHKYQITIRTIILLILDIIFVNTSYYLALSLRFDNNIPAEYIKIYTFSSIYITAIMITTFFIFHLYKSLWRYASIDEMLSVVEANIIGTFINFLISLFFKQSLPKSVYLIALLISIALVGGSRFSYRALRRTKQKIVKKNNLTKNVLIIGGGQAGSIVIKEILESPNLNKNIVGVIDDDDRKVGRNIHGITVLGGRDSIIKFTKEFDVDEIIIALPSAPKSEIKEIIEICKETSAKLRILPGVYELIDGKIDIQKIRDVEIEDLLGREPVKINIEEVAHYLKDQIIMITGGGGSIGSELCRQIAKYDPKKLIILDMYENNAYDIQNELKMTYGNELNLETVIANIRDKERIEEIFKKYKPNLVFHAAAYKHVPLMEAHPMEAIRTNVFGTLNLVELADKYNVKKFVLISTDKAVNPTNVMGATKRIAEKIIQSFSKISKTEFAAVRFGNVLGSNGSVIPLFKRQIANGGPITVTHPDIIRYFMTIPEAVQLVLQAGALAKGGEIFVLDMGEPVKIIDLAKDLIKLSGFEPDVDIKIEFTGLRPGEKLYEELLMEEEGLQKTANEKIFIGKPQHISNGELMEQLKKLKEILKTNNIKSLINCIKEIVPTYKKAENVNNLKNKVS; the protein is encoded by the coding sequence ATGGAAAGATTTGATTATCAAAAAAAACATAAATATCAAATAACAATTAGAACGATAATATTATTAATTCTTGATATAATATTTGTTAATACTTCCTATTATCTTGCATTATCATTAAGATTTGATAATAATATTCCAGCAGAATATATTAAAATATATACATTTTCTTCTATATATATCACTGCTATAATGATTACAACTTTTTTCATTTTTCATTTATATAAAAGTCTATGGAGATATGCAAGCATTGATGAAATGCTTTCAGTTGTAGAAGCAAATATTATAGGAACATTTATAAATTTTCTTATATCTTTATTTTTTAAACAAAGTCTTCCAAAAAGCGTTTATTTAATTGCCTTATTAATCTCAATAGCTTTAGTAGGAGGTTCAAGGTTTTCATATAGAGCTTTAAGAAGAACAAAACAAAAAATTGTGAAAAAAAATAATTTAACAAAAAATGTTTTAATAATTGGTGGAGGACAAGCAGGATCTATAGTTATTAAAGAAATATTAGAATCGCCAAATTTAAACAAAAATATTGTTGGAGTAATTGATGATGACGATAGAAAAGTTGGAAGAAATATCCATGGTATAACAGTATTAGGTGGAAGAGATAGCATAATAAAATTTACTAAAGAATTTGATGTTGATGAAATAATAATAGCATTACCGTCTGCGCCAAAAAGTGAAATAAAAGAGATTATAGAAATATGTAAAGAAACTTCTGCAAAATTAAGAATTTTACCTGGTGTATATGAATTAATTGATGGAAAAATAGATATTCAAAAAATAAGAGATGTTGAAATTGAGGATTTGTTAGGAAGAGAGCCGGTAAAGATAAATATAGAAGAAGTTGCTCACTACTTAAAAGATCAGATAATAATGATTACTGGTGGCGGTGGCTCAATAGGTTCTGAATTGTGTAGACAAATAGCAAAATATGACCCAAAAAAATTGATTATATTAGATATGTATGAAAATAATGCATATGATATTCAAAATGAATTGAAAATGACATACGGAAATGAATTAAATTTAGAAACAGTTATAGCAAATATTAGAGATAAAGAAAGGATAGAAGAAATATTTAAAAAATATAAACCTAATTTAGTTTTTCATGCTGCCGCATATAAACATGTGCCATTAATGGAAGCTCATCCAATGGAAGCAATAAGAACAAATGTCTTTGGAACATTGAATTTAGTAGAATTAGCAGATAAATATAATGTAAAAAAGTTTGTTTTAATATCCACAGATAAAGCTGTAAATCCAACAAATGTTATGGGAGCAACGAAGAGAATTGCAGAAAAAATAATACAATCTTTTAGTAAAATAAGCAAAACAGAATTTGCAGCAGTTAGGTTTGGTAATGTTCTTGGAAGTAACGGGTCTGTGATTCCATTATTTAAAAGACAAATAGCAAATGGTGGTCCTATTACAGTTACACATCCTGATATAATAAGATATTTCATGACAATACCAGAAGCTGTACAATTAGTTTTACAGGCTGGAGCACTAGCAAAAGGTGGAGAAATTTTTGTACTTGACATGGGAGAACCAGTGAAAATAATAGATTTGGCAAAAGATTTAATAAAATTATCAGGGTTTGAACCAGATGTTGATATAAAAATAGAATTTACGGGATTAAGGCCAGGAGAAAAATTATATGAAGAATTATTAATGGAAGAAGAAGGGTTGCAAAAAACAGCAAATGAAAAAATATTTATAGGAAAACCTCAACATATATCAAATGGTGAATTAATGGAACAACTAAAAAAATTAAAAGAAATATTGAAAACAAACAATATAAAATCATTAATAAATTGCATAAAAGAAATTGTTCCGACGTATAAAAAAGCTGAAAACGTTAATAATTTAAAAAATAAGGTGAGTTAA
- a CDS encoding TM0106 family RecB-like putative nuclease produces MKLDLLNYRNIKKCQSFVPIYKRPTNYIQLNYEGIDIIASYDDYDHRRKTIKFSRESRKLKLNHIYHIITVYLYFKNKGKEIRGVEVTLENKVHYFSERWILRKMPLLKKEIEQFKIPKERTPGNYCKFCKIKQQCHQEFIKKGDISVVPGISKSYLKLLREINVNPIKAVESNKIEQVPPQFRKPLYNLKSLLTNKPIIIEKFEIPKKYIVYDVETYRDLDFLHGILIKGKYKAFLNVENTDDNLERFLQFIDSTKEIIVHYDVYDIKRLQMITKNISHLYKYLYRIEDRSYDLYEKIQKNISLPVTSYSLKDISKYFGYKWQTDLNGYAIFIEYKNYLRGHKESLEKIIKYNEDDCRSTAMILEKLRELMK; encoded by the coding sequence ATGAAATTAGACCTATTAAATTATCGCAACATAAAAAAGTGTCAATCCTTTGTCCCAATATACAAAAGACCAACAAACTACATTCAACTAAACTATGAAGGAATTGACATCATAGCCAGCTATGATGATTATGACCACAGAAGAAAAACCATAAAATTTTCAAGAGAGTCAAGAAAACTAAAGTTAAACCATATATACCATATAATAACAGTATATCTTTACTTCAAAAACAAAGGAAAAGAAATAAGAGGTGTAGAGGTAACCCTTGAAAACAAGGTTCATTACTTCTCAGAAAGATGGATATTAAGAAAAATGCCATTATTAAAAAAAGAAATAGAACAATTCAAAATACCAAAAGAAAGAACACCTGGAAATTATTGCAAATTCTGTAAAATAAAACAACAATGCCATCAGGAATTTATAAAAAAAGGCGATATATCTGTTGTACCAGGAATATCAAAAAGTTATTTAAAACTATTAAGGGAAATAAATGTAAATCCAATAAAAGCTGTAGAGTCAAATAAAATAGAACAAGTGCCACCACAATTCAGAAAACCTTTGTATAATCTAAAATCATTGCTAACAAACAAACCTATAATTATAGAAAAATTCGAAATACCAAAAAAATATATAGTATATGATGTAGAAACATACAGAGACCTTGATTTCCTTCATGGAATTTTAATAAAAGGCAAATACAAAGCATTTTTAAATGTTGAAAATACAGATGATAATTTAGAAAGATTCCTTCAGTTTATAGATTCCACAAAAGAAATAATAGTCCATTATGATGTATATGATATAAAAAGATTGCAAATGATAACAAAAAATATATCTCATTTATACAAATATCTATATAGAATAGAAGATAGGTCATACGACTTATACGAAAAAATACAAAAAAATATATCATTACCAGTCACATCATATTCATTAAAAGATATAAGCAAATACTTTGGTTATAAATGGCAAACAGATTTAAATGGATATGCCATATTTATCGAATACAAAAATTATTTAAGAGGACATAAAGAAAGCCTCGAAAAAATTATAAAATACAATGAAGATGATTGCCGTTCAACGGCAATGATACTTGAAAAACTCAGGGAGTTGATGAAATGA
- the glyS gene encoding glycine--tRNA ligase subunit beta has product MIKSILEIGVEELPSSEYENIIQQLYTYTEEELKNRNISYSKLQVFIAPRRFGISLEGLPEKEPDRTIERKGPAKKVSFDENGNPTKPYQGFLRSLQNEKYEIEEKEFKGNTYIFAKIKKEGKKISESLAEIYPKIIKKLKFKKPMRWGNGKHEFIRPVHWILALLDYEIIDFEIFGINSSRKTYGHRFLGKGEISITHPDKYFDNLRENFVIADYNERKERIIKELETVSTNNELEIEKDEELINEITQLTEYPGAVVGKFNEEYLTLPEEVIKITVKHHQRSFVAKKENKITNYYIAFQDGLAEEKNVINGYSRVINARLDDAKFYYEEDLNTPQDTYLSKLNEITYQAGLGTYLDKVKALKEIAKLIAERLNYKNENLLTAAELSKIDIPSHIVYEFTELQGTMGRIYLKHHNFPEDIYIVPEEHYKPVEESDDLPTELNSLIISLADKLFDIVGFFGIKKIPTGSKDPFALRRKAYGVLRIIIENNWDIDLNEIMKEIAKIINVEYLEKEIADFFKGRFETYLSKKDITTDVINTVTVNWNKPLRALLSAQALNNVVNSEDFKVFIKTFQRVQNISRKHNSLKYDGRLFKEDAEKVLFDAYLTTKGKLEEKIEHLNYDEAIDELLKLRNNIDNYFDNVFVMDKDESIRMNRLGFLKNVANLFLEFGDIEKLYS; this is encoded by the coding sequence ATGATTAAATCAATATTAGAAATAGGCGTTGAAGAATTACCATCAAGTGAATACGAAAATATAATACAACAATTATATACATACACAGAAGAAGAATTAAAAAATAGAAACATCTCATATTCCAAACTCCAGGTGTTCATAGCGCCAAGAAGATTTGGAATATCGTTAGAAGGATTGCCAGAAAAAGAACCAGACAGAACAATAGAAAGAAAAGGTCCTGCAAAAAAAGTATCATTTGATGAAAACGGAAATCCAACAAAACCATATCAAGGTTTTTTAAGATCATTACAAAATGAAAAATATGAAATAGAAGAAAAAGAATTTAAAGGAAACACCTATATTTTTGCAAAGATAAAAAAAGAGGGTAAAAAAATATCAGAAAGTCTTGCAGAAATATATCCAAAAATAATAAAAAAATTAAAATTCAAAAAGCCAATGCGATGGGGAAATGGCAAACATGAGTTTATAAGACCAGTGCACTGGATATTAGCATTATTAGATTATGAAATAATAGATTTTGAAATATTTGGAATAAATTCATCAAGAAAAACATATGGACATAGATTCCTTGGAAAAGGTGAAATATCCATAACCCATCCTGACAAATATTTTGACAATTTAAGAGAAAACTTTGTTATTGCCGATTATAACGAAAGAAAAGAAAGAATAATAAAAGAATTAGAAACAGTATCAACAAATAACGAATTAGAAATAGAAAAAGACGAAGAATTAATAAATGAAATAACACAATTAACAGAATATCCAGGTGCAGTAGTGGGGAAATTCAACGAAGAATATTTAACTCTACCAGAAGAAGTAATAAAAATCACAGTAAAACATCATCAAAGAAGTTTTGTTGCAAAAAAAGAAAACAAAATAACAAACTATTATATAGCATTCCAGGATGGATTAGCAGAAGAAAAAAATGTAATAAACGGTTATTCAAGAGTAATAAACGCAAGGCTCGATGATGCTAAATTTTATTACGAAGAAGATTTAAACACTCCTCAAGACACATATTTATCAAAATTAAATGAAATAACATATCAAGCAGGATTAGGTACATATTTAGACAAAGTGAAAGCATTAAAAGAAATTGCTAAATTAATAGCAGAAAGATTAAATTACAAAAACGAAAACTTACTAACTGCAGCAGAATTATCAAAAATAGATATACCTTCACATATAGTATATGAATTCACAGAATTGCAAGGAACAATGGGAAGAATATATTTAAAGCATCATAACTTCCCTGAAGACATATATATTGTTCCAGAAGAACATTATAAACCTGTAGAAGAAAGTGACGATTTACCAACAGAATTAAATTCATTAATAATATCCTTAGCCGATAAATTATTTGACATTGTGGGATTTTTCGGCATAAAGAAAATACCAACAGGTTCAAAAGACCCATTTGCACTTAGAAGAAAGGCATATGGAGTTTTAAGAATAATTATAGAAAACAATTGGGATATAGACCTAAATGAAATAATGAAAGAAATTGCTAAAATTATAAATGTTGAATATCTTGAAAAAGAAATCGCAGATTTCTTTAAAGGTAGATTTGAAACATATCTTTCTAAAAAAGATATAACAACCGATGTGATAAATACAGTCACAGTAAATTGGAACAAACCATTAAGAGCATTATTATCAGCACAAGCATTAAACAACGTTGTAAATTCAGAAGACTTTAAAGTATTTATCAAAACATTCCAAAGAGTACAAAACATCTCAAGAAAACACAATTCTTTAAAGTATGATGGCAGACTTTTCAAAGAAGATGCAGAAAAAGTATTATTTGATGCATATTTAACCACAAAAGGGAAATTAGAAGAAAAAATAGAACATTTAAACTACGATGAAGCAATTGATGAATTGCTTAAATTAAGGAACAACATAGATAATTATTTTGATAATGTTTTTGTTATGGATAAAGATGAAAGCATAAGAATGAACAGACTTGGATTTTTAAAGAATGTTGCTAATTTATTCTTAGAATTTGGTGATATTGAAAAATTATATAGTTAA
- the era gene encoding GTPase Era, translating into MKSGFVAVAGKPNVGKSTLINALMKRKVVIVSDKPQTTRNRVNCILNTQDAQIVLVDTPGIHKPLHKFGEYMVKIAVNALKGQDLILFLIDPIDKIRESDLNIAKIIKESKIPTILVINKIDSATPEQIKEAEERIKTVLDKNSNIIAEFKISALTGENLSELLEKIIDTLPEGPQYYPEDMTTDRPLAFMISELIREKIFHLTSEEIPHSTAVVVEEITNKEDLVYIRAEIYIERQSQKGIIIGQKGRMIKKIGMLARKDIEMLLDDRVYLDLYVKVKDKWRQKDSIIMNTIGLKNDLQ; encoded by the coding sequence ATGAAGAGCGGCTTTGTGGCAGTTGCAGGCAAACCAAATGTAGGAAAGTCAACATTAATAAATGCATTAATGAAAAGAAAAGTGGTTATAGTTTCAGATAAACCACAAACAACAAGAAATAGAGTTAATTGTATATTAAACACACAAGATGCACAGATAGTGTTAGTAGACACACCGGGTATTCACAAACCATTACACAAATTCGGTGAATACATGGTAAAAATAGCAGTAAATGCTTTAAAAGGGCAAGACCTAATATTATTTCTAATAGATCCAATAGATAAAATTAGAGAATCAGATTTAAACATAGCAAAAATAATAAAAGAATCAAAAATACCAACAATATTAGTAATAAACAAAATAGACTCAGCAACACCAGAACAAATAAAAGAGGCAGAAGAAAGAATAAAAACAGTATTAGATAAAAATTCAAACATAATTGCAGAATTCAAAATTTCTGCATTAACAGGTGAAAACCTTTCTGAATTATTAGAAAAAATAATAGATACATTACCAGAAGGGCCACAATATTACCCAGAAGATATGACAACAGACAGACCTTTAGCATTCATGATTTCAGAATTAATTCGTGAAAAAATATTTCATTTAACCTCAGAAGAAATCCCACACTCCACAGCAGTAGTTGTGGAAGAAATAACTAACAAAGAAGATTTAGTTTACATAAGAGCAGAAATATATATTGAAAGACAGTCGCAAAAAGGAATAATCATAGGTCAAAAAGGGAGAATGATAAAAAAAATAGGGATGCTTGCAAGAAAAGATATAGAAATGTTATTAGATGATAGAGTATACCTCGACTTATATGTTAAAGTAAAAGACAAATGGAGGCAAAAAGATTCAATAATAATGAACACAATAGGCTTAAAAAATGATTTACAATAA